A genomic stretch from Anopheles nili chromosome X, idAnoNiliSN_F5_01, whole genome shotgun sequence includes:
- the LOC128728830 gene encoding palmitoyltransferase ZDHHC6 — translation MTIYMNGMWWPAHSSAGAFVNQALFLISSASTGFYFVMASSTGPRFLPFKWRPRQTTEEQYLQYCNVCQGFKAPRSHHCRKCNRCVMKMDHHCPWINNCVGWTNHGYFTAFLACAVVGCIHATGILGASLYVGLYRDWYLYYGHYTKVNVQLTVTSLVLCVFNIGLAIGVVITVGALLVYQLRAILNNRTAIEDWILEKARFREERNNQQPTTSRFVYPYDVGRWNNLAQVLNLTCTVAGNGVDDWPVVEGCDQYTLTREQLAQKEEKRARTRTYKINRPSTGSWIPLFSQGFKVCCSPPLTDEPRIKLAVGDVVRVTRWRKHWLFGEKIQLCDMDTDATPQRRIRGWFPRRCAVEHMEFDDGLTLDETLPPVDSSTSKKVA, via the exons ATGACCATTTATATGAATGGAATGTGGTGGCCAGCTCACAGTTCAGCGGGGGCATTTGTTAACCAAGCGCTTTTTCTAATATCTTCCGCTAGTACGGGGTTTTACTTTGTAATGGCTTCTTCAACTGGTCCCCGATTCTTGCCGTTCAAATGGCGACCCAGACAAACTACAGAAGAACAGTATTTACAATATTGCAATGTTTGCCAAGGTTTCAAAGCCCCCCGGTCACATCACTGTCGCAAGTGCAATCGGTGTGTAATGAAAATGGACCACCACTGTCCATGGATTAACAATTGCGTTGGTTGGACGAACCATGGCTATTTCACAGCATTTTTAGCTTGCGCTGTGGTGGGGTGCATTCATGCCACCGGCATTCTAGGTGCATCGCTATACGTTGGGCTATATCGTGACTGGTATCTGTATTACGGTCACTACACCAAAGTGAACGTGCAGCTCACAGTTACGAGTCTCGTACTTTGTGTATTCAACATTGGGCTTGCTATCGGTGTTGTTATCACCGTTGGTGCGCTGCTGGTTTATCAGCTGAGAGCCATTTTAAATAATCGCACCGCAATCGAAGATTGGATTTTAGAAAAGGCACGCTTTCGCGAAGAACGAAACAACCAACAGCCAACAACTTCACGTTTCGTTTATCCATACGATGTGGGCCGATGGAATAACCTGGCACAGGTGCTGAACTTAACCTGCACCGTTGCTGGTAATGGTGTCGATGATTGGCCCGTAGTCGAGGGATGCGATCAGTACACACTGACT CGCGAGCAACTTGCtcaaaaagaagagaagagagcgagaactagaacatataaaataaatcgccCTTCCACGGGAAGTTGGATACCGTTATTTTCACAAGGATTCAAAGTATGCTGCTCTCCTCCGCTCACCGATGAGCCGCGCATCAAGCTTGCGGTTGGAGATGTCGTTCGAGTTACTAGATGGAGAAA ACACTGGTTATTTGGTGAAAAAATACAGCTATGCGATATGGATACCGATGCAACACCACAAAGACGGATAAGAGGATGGTTCCCTCGACGGTGTGCTGTAGAACATATGGAATTTGATGATGGACTAACACTTGATGAAACATTACCGCCAGTAGATAGTAGTACAAGTAAAAAGGTTGCCTAA